In Calliopsis andreniformis isolate RMS-2024a chromosome 8, iyCalAndr_principal, whole genome shotgun sequence, one DNA window encodes the following:
- the LOC143182468 gene encoding 2-acylglycerol O-acyltransferase 1 produces the protein MEILGVKFAPLNVPLKRRLETLSAAVWIVFLGFGDFIGYIVTAYILFYTEILRYFLLLYFVWMYYDWDTCNRGGRKEWWTRWLRNCAWLRHFCNYFPLKLVKTTDLDPTKSYLFCSFPHGILSTGVFGAFSSDFLGCRELFPGLDVRVVVLDQHFKIPLFREYAYLSGTISSSAKSLNYVLSTKPEEPFTGRATVLIVGGASESLECKPGTYRILVKRRKGFIKIALKHGTPLVPVFSFGETDIYDQVYGSEGTLFRRVQHFIRKKIGIAPIILLGRGFFQYSFGIIAKRKPITVVVGKPLELPKIPHPTTEQIDEYHELFIKHLVELFETHKHKYVENADSVTLELMS, from the exons ATGGAGATCCTGGGCGTGAAGTTTGCACCGCTGAATGTGCCCTTGAAACGAAGATTGGAAAcgttgtcagcagcagtatggaTCGTCTTCTTAGGCTTTGGAGATTTCATTGGCTACATCGTCACTGCGTATATCCTCTTTTACACTGAGATTCTACGCTATTTCCTTCTACTGTACTTTGTTTGGATGTATTATGACTGGGATACGTGCAATAGAGGCGGTAGAAA GGAATGGTGGACGAGATGGCTGAGGAACTGTGCATGGCTGCGCCATTTCTGCAACTATTTTCCCCTGAAATTAGTGAAAACTACCGATCTCGATCCGACCAAGTCGTACCTGTTTTGCAGTTTCCCTCATGGGATTTTATCAACAGGAGTTTTCGGAGCATTCAGTTCGGATTTTCTGGGCTGCAGGGAACTATTCCCTGGACTGGACGTCCGAGTGGTTGTGCTGGACCAACACTTTAAGATCCCTTTGTTTCGTGAATACGCTTACTTAAGCG GTACTATTAGCAGTTCTGCAAAAAGTTTGAACTACGTCCTGTCGACGAAGCCTGAAGAACCGTTCACTGGAAGAGCGACAGTACTCATCGTCGGTGGAGCGTCAGAATCACTGGAATGTAAGCCAGGCACTTATCGTATCCtggtaaaaagaagaaaaggctTCATAAAGATCGCGCTGAAGCATGG GACGCCATTAGTACCTGTCTTCTCGTTCGGAGAGACTGACATATACGATCAGGTGTACGGCTCTGAGGGCACGCTCTTCAGAAGAGTGCAACACTTCATTCGCAAAAAGATAGGAATCGCTCCGATCATTCTGCTGGGACGAGGATTCTTCCAGTACTCTTTTGGTATCATCGCGAAGAGGAAGCCCATCACTGTTGTTG TTGGCAAACCTCTGGAGCTACCAAAAATACCGCATCCCACAACGGAGCAAATTGACGAGTACCACGAACTGTTTATCAAACATCTAGTGGAACTTTTCGAAACCCACAAACACAAATATGTGGAAAACGCTGATTCAGTGACCCTCGAGTTGATGTCGTGA